ACCCGCCGGCGTAGCCGACGGCGTAGGCGCGCCGGTGGCGCCGGATGTACGCCCAGAATCGGCGGCTGCGCATGCGGCCGGGCGGCGCCTTATCCGGTCATGCGGCCGACGAAGATGCCGTCCCGCAGGGGAACGACGAGGCCCGTCAACTCCGAATCCGCCACGAGCAGGCGCGTGAGTTCGCGCACGCCCTGGGTCGCGGGATCGGTCGCGGCTGGGTCCAATACGCGGCCCCGCCAGATCATGTTGTCGACGAGCAGGATGCCGCCGCGGCGGAGGTGCGCCTTCATCACCGGGAGCGACGCCGGATAGCCCTCCTTGTCGATGTCGTTGAAGATCACGTCGAACTCACCGGCCGTCCGGCCCAGGATCTCGACCGCCTCGCCGACGTGGAAGCGCACGACGTCGGTGAGCCCAAGCCGGGCCAGATACCCGCGCGCCTGCTGCGACAAGGATTCGTCCCAGACGGCGTGGTGCACGTCGCCGCCGCCGTTGTCGCGGACGGCCATCGCAAACCACGCCGTCGAGTATCCGAAGCCGGAGCCGAGTTCGAAGACGCGCCGCGCGCCGGCGAGCCGCGTCAGCAGGTAAAAGAGCCGGCCGACAACGGGTCCGACGATCGGGAACCGGCGCTGCTCGGCGTGCGCCTCCATCTCCTGCAGCACCGGCGGCCGCGCGGGAATCAGGCTTTCGAGGTACGCGCTCAGGGCGGGCTGCGCGAGGTCCTGGTACAAATCTTTGCTCATCGACTCACCCTCCGATTCGGGCCGCCGCGGCGGCCCCGCAGGAGTCCGCCGCCGCCTCCCGGAGAGGGTTCGCCCCACGCGCGGGGACACCCGCCGGTCGCACAACACACGCCGGTGTATCTCGGAGGCAGCTCACGATCCTAAGAGGATTCTGTCACATTTGCGAGCGGAATTCGGCCGGATCTCATGCGACGCTTCCCTCCACGATCGTGCTACTCGCGGCCGCTTGTGTGCATAACGGTCTACAACCGGCGCGGTTCGAACCGCGCGGCGGGCGCCGCCGGTGACGCGACGGCGGGGTGGAGGACGCGGTGCCGCCACACAGTCAGCAAGGCTACGCGGAACAGCCGAGCCGTGACCCGCAGGCGTTCGGCGACGTATACGACGTTCACTATCCCCGCGTGTTCCGCTTCTTGGTCGGGCGGCTCCGCGATGCGCACACGGCAGAAGAACTGGCCGCGGACGTATTCGTCATCGCGCTGGCGTCGTTTCGACGGGGCATGCAGCCGCGCTGCATCGGCAGCTGGCTCGTCGGCGTGGCGGACCATCTGGTATCCCGTTACTGGCGGCGGCGGCGCGTCGCAGAGCGCGCGGCGCCGGAGGCCCTGGTTGAGGAGCAGGATCCCGAGGAACTCGCGATCGGCCGCATCGAGAGCGCGATGCTGTGGGAATGCGTCAATGCGCTCTCGCCC
This bacterium DNA region includes the following protein-coding sequences:
- a CDS encoding O-methyltransferase, translated to MSKDLYQDLAQPALSAYLESLIPARPPVLQEMEAHAEQRRFPIVGPVVGRLFYLLTRLAGARRVFELGSGFGYSTAWFAMAVRDNGGGDVHHAVWDESLSQQARGYLARLGLTDVVRFHVGEAVEILGRTAGEFDVIFNDIDKEGYPASLPVMKAHLRRGGILLVDNMIWRGRVLDPAATDPATQGVRELTRLLVADSELTGLVVPLRDGIFVGRMTG
- a CDS encoding sigma-70 family RNA polymerase sigma factor, with protein sequence MEDAVPPHSQQGYAEQPSRDPQAFGDVYDVHYPRVFRFLVGRLRDAHTAEELAADVFVIALASFRRGMQPRCIGSWLVGVADHLVSRYWRRRRVAERAAPEALVEEQDPEELAIGRIESAMLWECVNALSPEHRQVLLLRVVAGLRSREVGEIMNRTDEAVRSLQLRALTALRSLWKEASSPDAVAGAAD